A window from Musa acuminata AAA Group cultivar baxijiao chromosome BXJ3-10, Cavendish_Baxijiao_AAA, whole genome shotgun sequence encodes these proteins:
- the LOC135650411 gene encoding ethylene-responsive transcription factor RAP2-4-like: MATDMDVYSSMSAFLSTDPLREALEPCIHGAPTSSFSSTSSSTFPEPLCFPSLCSSPPFSSLFHQNPIFFLSSPLSSSVQMVPQHVQAQFQYQQQLMAASSERRSLRSGNLLAPHSRSMKRAGALPSLPKPAKLFRGVRQRHWGKWVAEIRLPRNRTRLWLGTFDTAEEAALAYDRAAFKLRGDAARLNFPELRPDGAHVGLPLHSSVDAKLQAICETLKISRKQGSTSPSSVIRYQAGTNDELGDSGLEDIKSESSLSLEEDESSSGSSAASAIQYLDFSEAPWDESESFVLHKYPSWEINWDSILSSY; the protein is encoded by the coding sequence ATGGCCACAGATATGGATGTGTACAGTAGCATGTCAGCTTTCTTGTCAACTGATCCTTTGAGGGAAGCACTGGAACCTTGTATTCATGGTGCTCccacctcctctttctcctccactTCAAGCTCGACCTTCCCCGAGCCTCTCTGCTTTCCTTCTCTCTGCTCTTCTCCTCCTTTCTCCTCTCTGTTTCACCAAAATCCTATCTTTTTTCTCTCCTCGCCTTTATCATCGAGCGTCCAAATGGTTCCACAGCACGTCCAAGCTCAGTTCCAGTACCAGCAGCAGCTCATGGCCGCTTCCTCCGAGCGCCGGAGCCTCAGGAGTGGGAACCTCCTCGCTCCGCACTCTCGGTCGATGAAGCGTGCTGGGGCGCTGCCGTCGCTTCCGAAGCCTGCGAAGCTCTTCCGCGGTGTCCGGCAGCGCCATTGGGGCAAATGGGTCGCGGAAATCCGCCTCCCCCGCAACCGCACCCGCCTCTGGCTCGGGACCTTCGACACCGCCGAAGAGGCCGCCTTGGCCTACGACAGGGCCGCGTTCAAGCTCCGTGGCGATGCCGCGAGGCTCAACTTCCCGGAGCTGCGGCCCGATGGGGCTCACGTGGGACTGCCCCTGCATTCCTCCGTGGACGCCAAGCTCCAGGCCATCTGTGAAACCCTGAAGATTTCGCGGAAACAGGGGAGTACTTCACCCAGCTCGGTGATCAGGTACCAAGCCGGCACGAACGATGAACTCGGTGACTCGGGGTTGGAGGATATAAAGTCCGAGAGCTCACTGTCGTTGGAGGAGGATGAGTCGTCCTCAGGGTCATCGGCTGCATCCGCGATCCAGTACTTGGACTTCTCTGAGGCAccatgggatgaatcagagagcTTCGTGCTGCACAAGTATCCATCATGGGAGATCAATTGGGATTCCATTCTCTCCTCATATTAG
- the LOC103968638 gene encoding uncharacterized WD repeat-containing protein C2A9.03 isoform X5, translated as MMGRSVFDKSCVQCLLLRNLIWATSKHDVYMVQNYSVMHWSSLLRRGKEVLNVAGKVVPTQKHCGSSPQQLSRVHISTMSVKGNLLVAGGFQGELICKSLDQPGVTFSTKLNDDGDITNAVGIHRSSSGSIQVVTCGNDCFVRMFDAETFVQLSRLSFSWSVNNTGISPDGKLLAVLGDDIDCLMVDTQSGKVIENLKGHLDYSFASAWHPDGHILATGSQDKTCRLWDVRNTSESLAVLKGKIGAIRSITFSTDGRFMAMAEPADFVHVYDAKADYWRAQEIDLFGEIAGLSFSPDADALFVGVADQTYGSLLEFSRRKHDHYLNAFL; from the exons CTGAGGAATTTAATATGGGCAACATCAAAGCACGATGTCTACATGGTGCAGAACTATTCTGTTATGCATTGGTCATCACTGCTAAGAAGAGGCAAAGAGGTGCTCAATGTTGCAGGGAAAGTTGTACCTACCCAG AAGCACTGTGGATCTTCTCCTCAGCAGCTATCGAGAGTACACATAAGTACAATGTCTGTAAAAGGCAATCTATTGGTTGCTGGTGGATTTCAAGGCGAGCTTATATGCAAG TCCTTGGATCAACCTGGAGTGACTTTCTCTACTAAATTAAACGATGATGGCGACATCACCAATGCGGTTGGCATCCATCGGTCTTCAAG TGGGTCTATTCAAGTGGTGACTTGTGGCAATGATTGCTTTGTGAGGATGTTTGATGCCGAGACATTTGTCCAACTAAGTCGCCTATCTTTCTCCTGGTCCGTTAAT AACACGGGTATTAGTCCGGATGGAAAGCTTCTTGCTGTCCTCGGAGATGACATAGACTGTCTGATGGTCGATACTCAGTCTGGGAAA gtGATAGAAAACCTCAAGGGACATCTCGACTATTCCTTTGCATCTGCTTGGCACCCAGACGGTCACATCCTGGCCACGGGGAGCCAAGACAAGACGTGTCGGCTGTGGGATGTGAGGAACACTTCAGAATCCCTGGCGGTGCTCAAAGGAAAAATAGGGGCGATACGGAGCATAACTTTCTCAACAGATGGAAGGTTCATGGCAATGGCTGAGCCAGCAGACTTCGTTCATGTGTATGATGCAAAGGCAGATTATTGGAGGGCCCAGGAGATCGATCTATTTGGAGAGATTGCTGGGTTGTCGTTCAGCCCTGATGCTGATGCGCTCTTTGTTGGCGTAGCAGATCAAACCTACGGGAGTCTGTTAGAGTTCAGCAGAAGGAAGCATGACCATTACCTCAATGCGTTTCTATGA
- the LOC103968638 gene encoding uncharacterized WD repeat-containing protein C2A9.03 isoform X7, with translation MVQNYSVMHWSSLLRRGKEVLNVAGKVVPTQKHCGSSPQQLSRVHISTMSVKGNLLVAGGFQGELICKSLDQPGVTFSTKLNDDGDITNAVGIHRSSSGSIQVVTCGNDCFVRMFDAETFVQLSRLSFSWSVNNTGISPDGKLLAVLGDDIDCLMVDTQSGKVIENLKGHLDYSFASAWHPDGHILATGSQDKTCRLWDVRNTSESLAVLKGKIGAIRSITFSTDGRFMAMAEPADFVHVYDAKADYWRAQEIDLFGEIAGLSFSPDADALFVGVADQTYGSLLEFSRRKHDHYLNAFL, from the exons ATGGTGCAGAACTATTCTGTTATGCATTGGTCATCACTGCTAAGAAGAGGCAAAGAGGTGCTCAATGTTGCAGGGAAAGTTGTACCTACCCAG AAGCACTGTGGATCTTCTCCTCAGCAGCTATCGAGAGTACACATAAGTACAATGTCTGTAAAAGGCAATCTATTGGTTGCTGGTGGATTTCAAGGCGAGCTTATATGCAAG TCCTTGGATCAACCTGGAGTGACTTTCTCTACTAAATTAAACGATGATGGCGACATCACCAATGCGGTTGGCATCCATCGGTCTTCAAG TGGGTCTATTCAAGTGGTGACTTGTGGCAATGATTGCTTTGTGAGGATGTTTGATGCCGAGACATTTGTCCAACTAAGTCGCCTATCTTTCTCCTGGTCCGTTAAT AACACGGGTATTAGTCCGGATGGAAAGCTTCTTGCTGTCCTCGGAGATGACATAGACTGTCTGATGGTCGATACTCAGTCTGGGAAA gtGATAGAAAACCTCAAGGGACATCTCGACTATTCCTTTGCATCTGCTTGGCACCCAGACGGTCACATCCTGGCCACGGGGAGCCAAGACAAGACGTGTCGGCTGTGGGATGTGAGGAACACTTCAGAATCCCTGGCGGTGCTCAAAGGAAAAATAGGGGCGATACGGAGCATAACTTTCTCAACAGATGGAAGGTTCATGGCAATGGCTGAGCCAGCAGACTTCGTTCATGTGTATGATGCAAAGGCAGATTATTGGAGGGCCCAGGAGATCGATCTATTTGGAGAGATTGCTGGGTTGTCGTTCAGCCCTGATGCTGATGCGCTCTTTGTTGGCGTAGCAGATCAAACCTACGGGAGTCTGTTAGAGTTCAGCAGAAGGAAGCATGACCATTACCTCAATGCGTTTCTATGA
- the LOC103968638 gene encoding uncharacterized WD repeat-containing protein C2A9.03 isoform X4 produces MRPVFVGVYGKWSQAKIYLQHFANRHEILRNLIWATSKHDVYMVQNYSVMHWSSLLRRGKEVLNVAGKVVPTQKHCGSSPQQLSRVHISTMSVKGNLLVAGGFQGELICKSLDQPGVTFSTKLNDDGDITNAVGIHRSSSGSIQVVTCGNDCFVRMFDAETFVQLSRLSFSWSVNNTGISPDGKLLAVLGDDIDCLMVDTQSGKVIENLKGHLDYSFASAWHPDGHILATGSQDKTCRLWDVRNTSESLAVLKGKIGAIRSITFSTDGRFMAMAEPADFVHVYDAKADYWRAQEIDLFGEIAGLSFSPDADALFVGVADQTYGSLLEFSRRKHDHYLNAFL; encoded by the exons CTGAGGAATTTAATATGGGCAACATCAAAGCACGATGTCTACATGGTGCAGAACTATTCTGTTATGCATTGGTCATCACTGCTAAGAAGAGGCAAAGAGGTGCTCAATGTTGCAGGGAAAGTTGTACCTACCCAG AAGCACTGTGGATCTTCTCCTCAGCAGCTATCGAGAGTACACATAAGTACAATGTCTGTAAAAGGCAATCTATTGGTTGCTGGTGGATTTCAAGGCGAGCTTATATGCAAG TCCTTGGATCAACCTGGAGTGACTTTCTCTACTAAATTAAACGATGATGGCGACATCACCAATGCGGTTGGCATCCATCGGTCTTCAAG TGGGTCTATTCAAGTGGTGACTTGTGGCAATGATTGCTTTGTGAGGATGTTTGATGCCGAGACATTTGTCCAACTAAGTCGCCTATCTTTCTCCTGGTCCGTTAAT AACACGGGTATTAGTCCGGATGGAAAGCTTCTTGCTGTCCTCGGAGATGACATAGACTGTCTGATGGTCGATACTCAGTCTGGGAAA gtGATAGAAAACCTCAAGGGACATCTCGACTATTCCTTTGCATCTGCTTGGCACCCAGACGGTCACATCCTGGCCACGGGGAGCCAAGACAAGACGTGTCGGCTGTGGGATGTGAGGAACACTTCAGAATCCCTGGCGGTGCTCAAAGGAAAAATAGGGGCGATACGGAGCATAACTTTCTCAACAGATGGAAGGTTCATGGCAATGGCTGAGCCAGCAGACTTCGTTCATGTGTATGATGCAAAGGCAGATTATTGGAGGGCCCAGGAGATCGATCTATTTGGAGAGATTGCTGGGTTGTCGTTCAGCCCTGATGCTGATGCGCTCTTTGTTGGCGTAGCAGATCAAACCTACGGGAGTCTGTTAGAGTTCAGCAGAAGGAAGCATGACCATTACCTCAATGCGTTTCTATGA
- the LOC103968638 gene encoding uncharacterized WD repeat-containing protein C2A9.03 isoform X6, whose translation MLRNLIWATSKHDVYMVQNYSVMHWSSLLRRGKEVLNVAGKVVPTQKHCGSSPQQLSRVHISTMSVKGNLLVAGGFQGELICKSLDQPGVTFSTKLNDDGDITNAVGIHRSSSGSIQVVTCGNDCFVRMFDAETFVQLSRLSFSWSVNNTGISPDGKLLAVLGDDIDCLMVDTQSGKVIENLKGHLDYSFASAWHPDGHILATGSQDKTCRLWDVRNTSESLAVLKGKIGAIRSITFSTDGRFMAMAEPADFVHVYDAKADYWRAQEIDLFGEIAGLSFSPDADALFVGVADQTYGSLLEFSRRKHDHYLNAFL comes from the exons CTGAGGAATTTAATATGGGCAACATCAAAGCACGATGTCTACATGGTGCAGAACTATTCTGTTATGCATTGGTCATCACTGCTAAGAAGAGGCAAAGAGGTGCTCAATGTTGCAGGGAAAGTTGTACCTACCCAG AAGCACTGTGGATCTTCTCCTCAGCAGCTATCGAGAGTACACATAAGTACAATGTCTGTAAAAGGCAATCTATTGGTTGCTGGTGGATTTCAAGGCGAGCTTATATGCAAG TCCTTGGATCAACCTGGAGTGACTTTCTCTACTAAATTAAACGATGATGGCGACATCACCAATGCGGTTGGCATCCATCGGTCTTCAAG TGGGTCTATTCAAGTGGTGACTTGTGGCAATGATTGCTTTGTGAGGATGTTTGATGCCGAGACATTTGTCCAACTAAGTCGCCTATCTTTCTCCTGGTCCGTTAAT AACACGGGTATTAGTCCGGATGGAAAGCTTCTTGCTGTCCTCGGAGATGACATAGACTGTCTGATGGTCGATACTCAGTCTGGGAAA gtGATAGAAAACCTCAAGGGACATCTCGACTATTCCTTTGCATCTGCTTGGCACCCAGACGGTCACATCCTGGCCACGGGGAGCCAAGACAAGACGTGTCGGCTGTGGGATGTGAGGAACACTTCAGAATCCCTGGCGGTGCTCAAAGGAAAAATAGGGGCGATACGGAGCATAACTTTCTCAACAGATGGAAGGTTCATGGCAATGGCTGAGCCAGCAGACTTCGTTCATGTGTATGATGCAAAGGCAGATTATTGGAGGGCCCAGGAGATCGATCTATTTGGAGAGATTGCTGGGTTGTCGTTCAGCCCTGATGCTGATGCGCTCTTTGTTGGCGTAGCAGATCAAACCTACGGGAGTCTGTTAGAGTTCAGCAGAAGGAAGCATGACCATTACCTCAATGCGTTTCTATGA